A stretch of DNA from Chloroflexota bacterium:
GCGGGCCGCTGGCGTTCGCGGCGATCAGGCCGCCGATGGTGGCCGTCTCGGCGGCGGGGGGATCGAGCGCCAGCATCTGGCCCTCAGCCCGCAGCCGCTCCTGGATGGCACCGAGGGTCATGCCAGCCTGGACGGTCACGGTCAGGTCGGCCGGCTCGTATTCGACGATCTCGTTGAGGCCCGTCGTCTGCAACACGAGATCGGCGGCGCGCGGCGGGAACCCCAGGCTCATGCGGGTGCCGGCGCCCCGGGGGATCACGGCACGGCCGGCGGCGCTGGCCGCCTTGACCGTCGCTGCGACCTCGTCCACGGAGGCCGGGGCGCACACATAGGCAGGGCGGACGCCTGCCACGGTGAACGCGTCGTCGTCCGCGCCGACGGCACGCCACTCCAGGTCGGCTGCGCTGAGCGCCGCTTCGATCTCGCCAGTCGTCGTGGACGGACCGGCAGATCCGCTCTCTGTCTCACTCACAACGTCGTCCTCAGCAATCAGTCGTCAGATATCAGGCGTCAAGTCTCAGTCGTCAGGTCTCATCGTACAACGCCCAGCAACGCTTCTTCGCTCCTGAGAGCTGATGACTGACAACTCGTCTACCAGCCGACAGCGCTGCCCTTCCGCGCGAACATCTCCAGGCAGCGGCCGGGCGTCGGGAAGAGCTTGTCCGGGTTGCAGTAGCCGGCCGGGTCGAGCGCGCGCTTGACGCGTTGCATGATCTCGACGTCGTCCTCGGAGAAGATCAGCGGCATCAGATCCTTCTTCTCCATGCCGATGCCGTGCTCACCCGAGAGCGAGCCGCCGGACTCGGCGCACAGCCGCATGATGTCCGCGCCGGCCTCGATGGTCCGCTCCGTCTCGCCGGGCACGTCCTCGTCGAACAGGATCAGCGGATGCAGGTTGCCATCTCCCGCATGGAAGACGTTGGCGATCCGCTGGCCGCTGCGCTTCGAGATCTCGCCGATCTCGGCCAGCACCTCGGGCAGCTTGCTGCGCGGGACCACGCCGTCCACCGTGTAGTAGTCCGGCGTGATCGCGCCGATGGCCCCGAACGCGCCCTTGCGGGCGGCCCAGACGCGGGCGCGCTCGGCCTCGTCCTTGGCGATGCGGATGTCCAGGGCGTCGTAACCGCGACAGACGGCGTCGATCTCCTCGGCCATCGACTCGATCTCTTCGGCCAGCCCCTCGACCTCCACGATCAGCACGGCCTCGGCGTCGAGCGGGAACCCGACCTTCGCCTTCGACTCGACGGCCTGAATGCAGAGGTTGTCCATCATCTCCAGCGCGGCCGGGATGATCCGCCGCGAGATGATGCCGCCGACGGCGGTGCTGGCGGCGGCGATGGTCGGGAAGACGACCAGCAGCGTCTTGACCGACTCGGCCATCGGGACCAGCCGGCAGATGACCTTCGTCGCCATCCCGAGCGTGCCCTCGGAGCCGACGTAGAGGCCGGTCAGGTCGTAGCCCGGGTACTCGAGCGCCGAGCCGCCCGTCTCGACGATCTCGCCGTCCGGCAGCACGAACTCCAGCCCGAGGGTGTGGTTCGTGGTGACGCCGTAGCGGAGGGTGTGCGGGCCGCCCGAGTTCTCCCCGACGTTGCCGCCGATGGTGCAGGCCTTCTGGCTGGACGGGTCCGGCACGTAGAGCAGCTTCTCGTGGGCGACGGCCTGCGAGAGCCGCAGATTCACCAGGCCCGGCTCGACCGTCGCACGGAGGTTCGCCAGGTCGATGTCGAGGATGCGGTTCATGCGGGCGAAGCTGATCAGCACACCGCCCTGGCTCGGGATCGCCCCGCCCGACAGGCCGGTGCCGGCCCCACGCGCGGTGTACGGGACGCCGCGCGCGTTGCAAGCCTTGATGATGGCGGAGACATCGCGGGCGCTCCGAGGGAAGACGACGGCCTGAGCACGCGATTTGTCAATCGAGCCGTCGTACTCGTAGAGCATCAGGTCGTAGGGCCGCCAGAGGACGGCGTCCGCGCCCAACGCACGCTCAAGCTCTTCGACCAGTGCGCTCTTGACGACCTCGCCCGCGATCCCGCGCTCAACCGTTCCGTGCGCCATGCTGCTCTGCCCCTGGCCTGTCTGCCTCTGGACTGTCTGCCGCTGATGTTGCCACGCGAAAGGGCGGCCTGACAGGGAGTGTACCACCCGGTTCCGCGTGCTCGCGCGCCCTGCCTGACCAATCCCCTTTCTGGCGGCGGCCCCGTTCCTGCGGGTATACCGTCTTCAGACAACTGCAGAGATATATCGGCGGCTCGCCCCCTGGCCGGGTTTTTCAGGCTCCAGCGTTGGTCCTGCTTCTCCCTTTTCACGTCGCGCTGACCGATCGAGGTCTCCCTGTCAGACCGTAAGGAGTCAGCGCGTTTATGCAGCCGACCACGTTTACTTTTGCCCCGCGATTGCGGAAGTCCGCCCCCACCGCGCCCTCGGGCGCCGCTCCCGAGCGCCCGAACCCCGACGAGCGCCGCCAGAACCGGCGGCAGCAGGACGGCCAGGCGGACCGCCGCACGGCCCCGGCCACCCAGAGCGGCGAGCGCCGTCGTCCGAACCCTGATGGCTCCCGGGCTGAGGGCGGCCGATCCGAGGCTCGGCGCGACGATGCCCGCGCGTTCGACGGGCGGCGTGATACGCGCCGCGCGGATGGTCAGTACCAGGATCGTTCAGAGCGCCCGGAGCGTCGGGCGGCCCCGCAGGACCGCTTCGGCGCCGCCCGCGAGGCTGCCAGCCGTGTCGGAACCGGGCAGGAGCGTCCGCGTGACACGGACCGCCCCGGTGTTGACCGTGGCGCACGTTCTGAGCGTTCGGACCGTGCGCCGGTGCGTGGGGCAGGCGCAGCACCGGCTGACCGAGGGCTCGCGCAGGCGGGCGGCCGGCGAACCGAGCCGGCGCGCGGCCAGCATACCGCGCCCGTGGCGGCCCGCCGGCCGGAGCCGGGCCGCGCGCCGCGTCAGGAAGGGCCGCGCGGCGTTCGGCCGATGCCGAGCCGTCCGGCTGTCGCACCGGCGTCGGCCGACACGCCGCCGCTGGAGTCGTTCTTCGCGGACGCGGCGGCGCTGAACCTGAATCCCGCCGAGTCGTTCTCCGAGCTGTCGATCCGCCGCGAGACGCGTGCGGCCGTGGAGGGCATGGGCATCACCGTCCCGACGCCGATCCAGGCGAACGCGATCCCGGTCATGCTGGACGGCCGCGACATCGTGGGGCAGGCCAAGACCGGCTCTGGCAAGACGCTGGCCTTTGCGCTGCCGACCGTCGAGCGGTGCGATCCGGCCGTGCGGGCGGTCCAGGCGTTGATCCTGGTCCCCACCCGGGAGCTGGCGATCCAGGTCGGGCAGGTCATCGAGAAGCTGACGGCTGCCCGCCGCCTCAAGCTGACGCTTCTCTATGGTGGCCGCTCGCTGATCCCCGAGGCGCGGGCGCTCTCCGGCGGTGCACAGATCGTGGTGGGGACGCCCGGCCGCACGCTGGATCATCTCCGACAGCGCAACTTCTCGCTGGACGGGCTTCGCATCTTCGTGCTGGACGAGGGCGACGAGATGCTGGACCGTGGGTTCGCTCCCGATGTCGAGCGCATCCTTGCGTTCACCCCGCCGACGCGCCAGACGGCGATGTTCTCGG
This window harbors:
- a CDS encoding FAD-binding protein, with amino-acid sequence MAHGTVERGIAGEVVKSALVEELERALGADAVLWRPYDLMLYEYDGSIDKSRAQAVVFPRSARDVSAIIKACNARGVPYTARGAGTGLSGGAIPSQGGVLISFARMNRILDIDLANLRATVEPGLVNLRLSQAVAHEKLLYVPDPSSQKACTIGGNVGENSGGPHTLRYGVTTNHTLGLEFVLPDGEIVETGGSALEYPGYDLTGLYVGSEGTLGMATKVICRLVPMAESVKTLLVVFPTIAAASTAVGGIISRRIIPAALEMMDNLCIQAVESKAKVGFPLDAEAVLIVEVEGLAEEIESMAEEIDAVCRGYDALDIRIAKDEAERARVWAARKGAFGAIGAITPDYYTVDGVVPRSKLPEVLAEIGEISKRSGQRIANVFHAGDGNLHPLILFDEDVPGETERTIEAGADIMRLCAESGGSLSGEHGIGMEKKDLMPLIFSEDDVEIMQRVKRALDPAGYCNPDKLFPTPGRCLEMFARKGSAVGW
- a CDS encoding DEAD/DEAH box helicase; amino-acid sequence: MQPTTFTFAPRLRKSAPTAPSGAAPERPNPDERRQNRRQQDGQADRRTAPATQSGERRRPNPDGSRAEGGRSEARRDDARAFDGRRDTRRADGQYQDRSERPERRAAPQDRFGAAREAASRVGTGQERPRDTDRPGVDRGARSERSDRAPVRGAGAAPADRGLAQAGGRRTEPARGQHTAPVAARRPEPGRAPRQEGPRGVRPMPSRPAVAPASADTPPLESFFADAAALNLNPAESFSELSIRRETRAAVEGMGITVPTPIQANAIPVMLDGRDIVGQAKTGSGKTLAFALPTVERCDPAVRAVQALILVPTRELAIQVGQVIEKLTAARRLKLTLLYGGRSLIPEARALSGGAQIVVGTPGRTLDHLRQRNFSLDGLRIFVLDEGDEMLDRGFAPDVERILAFTPPTRQTAMFSATVPPWVMQTAMRHLRTPVLVKVDVDEAPPEIEHIVYDVDPTTRSAALRTLLDRRGDGPIIVFGRTKHGVKKLARQLESEGFPVVALHGNLSQNARERAMVELRAGNLPILVATNVAARGIDIADVGQVINYEVPESAELFTHRVGRTGRMGRSGEAITFVTPDEAAKWRQIERALGKTLPRQPWMVDGQPVPVAAAMPAPQPVAVASAAPRAETRRADAPRPDGERRRPRWRRGPR